Proteins from a single region of Chloroherpeton thalassium ATCC 35110:
- the trmD gene encoding tRNA (guanosine(37)-N1)-methyltransferase TrmD codes for MRVDIISVLPDFFDSPLANGLLRIAREKQRLQLHVHSLREYGLGKYKQVDDTPFGGGAGMVLRVEPVFACIEKLKADRDYDEVIFFTPDGKQFNQSEANRHALDRNLILLCGHYKAIDERIRETLITKEISLGDFVLSGGELPALIFLDSVARLLPGVLHDEESMLTDSFQDGKLDCAHYTRPSEFRGMKVPDVLLSGNHKKIEEWRLENAIERTRQRRPDLLKDINL; via the coding sequence ATGCGAGTTGATATTATTTCCGTCCTTCCCGATTTCTTTGATAGCCCGCTCGCAAACGGACTATTGCGGATTGCGCGAGAAAAACAACGGCTCCAGCTGCATGTGCATAGCTTGCGCGAGTACGGATTAGGCAAGTATAAGCAAGTCGATGACACGCCGTTCGGTGGCGGCGCAGGCATGGTGCTTAGAGTAGAACCGGTTTTTGCTTGCATTGAAAAGCTGAAAGCCGATCGCGACTATGACGAAGTGATTTTTTTTACTCCAGACGGGAAACAGTTCAATCAAAGTGAAGCGAATCGTCATGCGTTAGACCGAAATTTGATTTTGCTTTGCGGCCACTACAAAGCTATCGATGAGCGGATTCGTGAGACGTTGATAACAAAAGAGATTTCGCTCGGCGATTTTGTGCTGTCGGGTGGAGAATTACCCGCACTCATTTTTTTGGATTCAGTCGCACGGCTGCTTCCAGGCGTGCTGCACGACGAGGAATCTATGCTAACGGACTCTTTTCAAGATGGAAAATTGGATTGTGCGCATTACACAAGACCGTCGGAATTTCGCGGCATGAAAGTTCCCGATGTGTTGCTTTCGGGAAATCATAAAAAAATAGAAGAATGGCGTTTGGAGAATGCGATAGAGCGCACCCGACAACGCCGCCCTGATTTATTAAAGGATATAAATTTGTAG
- the rimM gene encoding ribosome maturation factor RimM (Essential for efficient processing of 16S rRNA), with protein MNLFVVGEILKSRGLKGEVKVRVITDFPESFLERKSYYLGKTERDAHKVQVLAAKIHKGFAFLLLDGVDSVESADLLKGQFLFVDESQLMRVKGDFAYLHELIGLAVLDENEKLLGRLVDLQHMPSCDVYEIETADKQKVLIPAIDDFIVKVDVENKRVTVRRFEEFL; from the coding sequence ATGAATTTGTTTGTCGTTGGTGAAATTCTCAAGAGTAGAGGCTTAAAAGGGGAAGTGAAAGTGCGAGTTATCACGGATTTTCCCGAAAGCTTTCTTGAGCGAAAAAGTTACTATTTAGGCAAAACAGAGCGAGACGCTCATAAAGTGCAGGTTCTCGCGGCAAAAATTCATAAAGGATTTGCGTTTTTGCTTTTGGACGGCGTTGATTCGGTTGAGTCTGCAGATTTGCTGAAAGGCCAATTTTTATTCGTGGATGAATCGCAATTGATGAGAGTCAAAGGCGATTTTGCTTATCTGCATGAGTTGATTGGCTTAGCGGTGCTCGACGAAAATGAAAAGCTGTTAGGTCGATTAGTGGATTTGCAACACATGCCGTCATGTGATGTCTATGAAATTGAGACGGCGGACAAACAAAAGGTTTTAATTCCGGCGATTGACGATTTTATCGTGAAGGTTGATGTTGAAAACAAGCGCGTTACGGTTCGGCGATTTGAAGAATTTTTATAA
- the rpsP gene encoding 30S ribosomal protein S16 encodes MVKIRLRRIGRKKLPIYQIVAADARARRDGRFLEVLGRYEPTRKPHQLTFNRERLMYWLSVGAQPTDTAKALIRRTGMLYENYMRIKGKSEEEIGTEMETWQQRNDSRLKRGLDRKAIRRKRKKEAEAKEKESAG; translated from the coding sequence TTGGTTAAAATTCGCCTTAGAAGAATCGGAAGAAAGAAGCTGCCTATTTATCAGATTGTTGCAGCGGACGCAAGAGCGCGTCGTGACGGACGCTTTCTTGAAGTTCTCGGTCGTTATGAACCGACCCGTAAACCACATCAGCTTACATTCAATCGCGAACGCTTGATGTACTGGTTATCCGTAGGTGCTCAGCCGACTGATACGGCTAAAGCTTTGATTCGTCGCACCGGTATGCTCTATGAAAATTACATGAGAATTAAAGGGAAGAGCGAGGAAGAAATTGGCACGGAGATGGAAACTTGGCAGCAGCGCAACGATTCTCGTTTGAAGCGTGGCCTTGATAGAAAAGCCATTCGTCGCAAGCGCAAAAAAGAAGCTGAAGCTAAAGAAAAAGAATCAGCAGGATAG
- the ffh gene encoding signal recognition particle protein, producing the protein MFESLSDKLEHALKKLSGQAKINEINIGMAMRDIKRALLDADVNYKVTKNFVEQVRKQALGEEVIKSVSPAQMIVKIVHDELVKAMGGEQKDINLKTSRMPAVIMVAGLQGSGKTTFTAKLANLLKKKGRAPLLIAADVYRPAAIEQLKTLGAQIGVPVFSIEEKDALKAAKQGIEFAKQNSKNVAIVDTAGRLQIDEEMMAEAERLKRELSPEEILFVVDSMIGQEAVNTAKVFNDRLDFDGVVLTKMDGDTRGGAALSIKTVVDKPIKFLSQGEKVDDLDIFYPERMAQRILGMGDIVSFVEKAQETLDLEKTQKLQKRLIENEFNLEDFYEQLQELKKMGSLQNLIDMIPGLSKVVPKQEIDESNLKVIEAIINSMTKDERQKPGIINGSRRSRIAKGSGTRVQDVNMLLKQFMEMKKMMKSVTKMAKSGRKITAQNIPFNRLMQP; encoded by the coding sequence ATGTTTGAATCATTAAGCGACAAGCTTGAGCACGCTTTAAAAAAGCTTTCAGGTCAAGCGAAAATCAACGAAATTAACATTGGTATGGCAATGCGCGATATTAAGCGTGCTTTGCTGGATGCCGATGTGAACTATAAAGTCACCAAAAATTTTGTTGAGCAAGTTAGAAAGCAAGCGCTCGGCGAAGAGGTTATAAAAAGTGTTTCTCCAGCTCAGATGATTGTTAAAATTGTCCATGATGAGTTGGTGAAAGCCATGGGCGGGGAGCAGAAAGATATTAATTTGAAAACCTCTCGCATGCCTGCTGTAATAATGGTTGCCGGCCTTCAAGGTTCTGGTAAAACCACATTTACAGCCAAACTTGCAAACCTCTTAAAGAAAAAAGGGCGTGCGCCGCTTTTAATTGCAGCAGACGTGTATCGTCCAGCGGCGATCGAACAGTTGAAAACACTTGGGGCGCAAATAGGTGTTCCTGTTTTTTCTATTGAAGAAAAAGACGCGCTCAAAGCTGCAAAGCAAGGAATTGAATTTGCGAAGCAAAATTCAAAAAATGTGGCTATCGTCGATACGGCGGGCCGCTTGCAAATAGATGAAGAGATGATGGCTGAGGCAGAAAGGCTTAAAAGAGAGCTGAGCCCAGAGGAAATTCTCTTCGTAGTTGATTCGATGATCGGTCAGGAAGCCGTTAATACCGCGAAGGTCTTCAACGACCGGCTCGATTTTGACGGTGTGGTTCTCACCAAAATGGACGGCGACACGCGCGGCGGTGCGGCACTTTCCATTAAGACCGTTGTCGACAAGCCGATTAAGTTTCTCAGTCAGGGTGAAAAAGTCGATGACTTGGATATTTTCTACCCTGAGCGTATGGCGCAACGCATCTTGGGTATGGGCGATATTGTTAGCTTCGTTGAAAAAGCCCAAGAAACTTTGGACTTGGAGAAAACCCAAAAACTCCAAAAGCGCCTCATTGAAAATGAATTCAACCTGGAAGATTTTTACGAGCAGTTGCAGGAACTCAAAAAGATGGGTTCGTTGCAAAACTTGATCGACATGATTCCGGGACTTAGCAAAGTTGTTCCCAAACAGGAAATTGACGAATCCAACCTGAAGGTGATAGAAGCAATTATCAACTCTATGACCAAAGATGAACGCCAAAAGCCGGGAATTATTAACGGAAGTCGTCGTTCTCGCATTGCCAAAGGAAGTGGCACGCGGGTTCAAGATGTGAATATGCTGCTCAAGCAATTCATGGAAATGAAGAAAATGATGAAGTCCGTTACCAAAATGGCTAAGTCGGGACGAAAAATTACTGCACAAAACATACCGTTTAACCGGTTAATGCAGCCATAG
- a CDS encoding M16 family metallopeptidase yields MKRLLQKTLFSLMLCGLSLLQIQCSSVMPRSFSEENRTEFDLENGLHVILHRENSVPILSAYMLYHVGSKDEDPQKTGFAHFFEHLMFSGTKHILRDELSEFVTGAGGTMNAVTDYDYTSYYINIPANELRLALWILSEQMFNLEIDSFSVETERRAIREERRMRYDNQPYGSVYEELVSLVFAGSPYSWVPIGSVQYIDEAAPSEFQAFYKTYYAPNNATLVLAGDFDTEEARALVSAYFGDIPKGEKIQRPRVRLSPPDSLQKIKIVEKPTTPLPAAIYAWQSVPQTHSDRLPLTLLRDILANGESSRLYRKFVYETELAAEVSAISFSLEQTGLFAIFIAGNAQSEFSTLDSLLFAETEKLLGGDISETELQKAINRKKTHEASAYGTMFNRAAALAKNHALQTAASENAAQNDDATELEDITPEMLKAIARKYFSRDRCFRLYYPRFSPEIKNQ; encoded by the coding sequence ATGAAACGGCTCTTGCAAAAAACGCTTTTCTCGCTCATGCTTTGCGGCCTGTCGCTGTTGCAGATTCAATGCTCGTCAGTTATGCCGAGAAGTTTTTCGGAGGAAAACCGAACCGAATTTGATTTGGAAAACGGACTGCATGTGATTTTGCATCGGGAAAATTCCGTTCCGATTCTTTCGGCCTATATGCTCTATCATGTCGGAAGCAAGGACGAAGACCCGCAAAAAACCGGCTTCGCACACTTTTTTGAGCATCTCATGTTTTCCGGCACGAAGCATATTTTGCGCGACGAACTTTCCGAATTTGTCACCGGCGCGGGCGGCACAATGAACGCCGTGACCGATTACGATTACACGAGCTACTATATTAATATACCCGCCAACGAACTTCGGCTTGCCCTCTGGATTCTTTCCGAGCAAATGTTTAACCTTGAAATTGACTCGTTCAGCGTGGAGACCGAGCGCCGCGCGATTCGCGAGGAACGCCGAATGCGTTACGATAATCAACCTTACGGCTCGGTCTATGAAGAATTGGTTTCACTCGTTTTCGCCGGCTCGCCTTATTCGTGGGTCCCCATCGGCTCGGTGCAATACATCGATGAGGCTGCGCCGTCCGAGTTTCAGGCGTTTTACAAAACTTACTACGCGCCGAACAATGCCACGCTCGTTCTCGCCGGCGATTTTGACACCGAAGAAGCTCGGGCGCTGGTGAGTGCCTATTTTGGAGACATCCCGAAAGGGGAAAAGATTCAAAGGCCGCGGGTTCGATTAAGCCCGCCGGATTCGCTTCAAAAAATCAAAATTGTGGAGAAGCCGACCACGCCGCTTCCGGCAGCGATTTATGCGTGGCAAAGCGTTCCGCAAACGCATTCCGACCGGTTGCCGCTCACGCTTTTGCGCGACATTTTGGCAAACGGCGAAAGCTCGCGGCTTTACCGAAAATTCGTGTATGAAACCGAACTTGCCGCCGAAGTGTCCGCGATTTCTTTTTCGCTCGAACAGACCGGACTTTTCGCAATTTTCATCGCTGGCAATGCGCAGAGCGAATTTTCCACGCTGGACAGCTTGCTTTTTGCCGAAACGGAAAAGCTGCTCGGCGGCGATATTTCCGAAACGGAATTGCAAAAGGCGATTAACCGAAAAAAAACGCACGAGGCCTCGGCCTACGGCACCATGTTCAACCGCGCCGCCGCACTTGCCAAAAACCACGCGCTCCAAACCGCCGCATCGGAAAATGCCGCGCAGAACGACGACGCGACGGAATTGGAAGACATCACGCCCGAAATGCTGAAAGCCATCGCAAGAAAATACTTTTCCCGAGACCGCTGCTTTCGACTTTATTACCCGCGATTTTCACCTGAAATAAAAAATCAATGA
- a CDS encoding M16 family metallopeptidase: MKRFLFILTLVGAVIFCPARLSAQIQIDRVMKPESGDLPEAVFPATHEFELSNGLKVFYIRSDRQATTMLQLIIKNIHAFGENSPAVADFAAVMLGKGTEEQSATRFAEAVDFLGASFSAAAFEDGLVVQGFTLSEFLPDFLPLFSEAILKPAFQSEELEKEKKTARSVLRAKHQEPAWLAGALFQKLMFGKHPYGSVLTPEIIDSIECESLKKFHDALFVPQNASLGVVSDLPKDEMADALEEAFACWKNEPATQETAQTEKLPHTEGISLNFVHRPGSVQSHILFGFKTFPFADTNKAAFSLVGAAFGSGYTGRLPYIFRELKGWSYETNAAGLHYKDAGVYVVSSDVAVQVTAEAVYEILFQLNRMKSEAMSERELTLQKDFTRGRFLFSLEEPATLVSRALELDLYQLPKNYFESFQQSIHALSPEHAFELAKRYFDTENFIVVIVGDGSVLKEELEELGEFQFFNTAFQPINPIFER; the protein is encoded by the coding sequence ATGAAACGCTTTTTGTTTATCCTGACGCTCGTCGGGGCGGTGATTTTTTGCCCCGCACGGCTTTCGGCGCAAATTCAAATCGATCGAGTGATGAAGCCCGAATCGGGCGATTTGCCCGAAGCCGTTTTTCCCGCCACGCACGAATTTGAACTTTCCAACGGCTTAAAAGTTTTTTACATCCGTTCCGATCGGCAGGCCACAACAATGCTGCAACTGATCATCAAAAACATCCATGCGTTTGGCGAAAATAGCCCAGCCGTCGCCGATTTCGCCGCCGTCATGCTCGGCAAAGGGACTGAGGAGCAAAGCGCGACTCGGTTTGCCGAAGCCGTCGATTTTCTCGGCGCAAGCTTTTCCGCCGCCGCATTTGAGGACGGCCTTGTCGTTCAAGGCTTCACGCTTTCGGAATTTTTGCCCGATTTTCTCCCGCTTTTTTCCGAAGCAATCTTGAAACCGGCGTTTCAAAGCGAAGAACTTGAAAAGGAAAAAAAGACCGCTCGCTCGGTGTTGCGCGCCAAACACCAAGAACCGGCTTGGCTTGCCGGCGCATTGTTTCAAAAGCTTATGTTCGGCAAGCATCCATACGGCAGCGTCCTCACGCCGGAAATCATCGACTCGATTGAATGCGAAAGTTTGAAAAAATTTCACGACGCGCTGTTCGTTCCGCAAAATGCGTCGCTCGGCGTGGTGAGCGATTTGCCGAAAGACGAAATGGCCGATGCGCTCGAGGAGGCGTTTGCCTGTTGGAAAAACGAACCGGCGACGCAGGAAACGGCGCAAACCGAAAAGTTGCCGCACACCGAAGGCATTTCGCTCAACTTCGTCCATCGTCCGGGTTCGGTGCAATCGCACATTTTGTTCGGATTTAAAACATTTCCGTTTGCCGATACGAACAAAGCGGCCTTTAGCCTTGTCGGCGCGGCATTTGGTAGCGGATATACGGGGCGCTTGCCCTATATTTTTCGCGAACTCAAGGGCTGGTCGTATGAAACCAACGCCGCCGGTTTGCATTACAAGGACGCGGGCGTTTATGTCGTCAGTTCCGATGTGGCGGTTCAGGTGACGGCGGAGGCAGTCTATGAAATTTTGTTCCAACTCAATCGGATGAAATCCGAAGCCATGAGCGAACGCGAGCTGACGTTGCAAAAAGATTTCACGCGCGGGCGATTTCTTTTCAGCCTTGAAGAGCCGGCCACGCTCGTTTCGCGTGCGCTTGAGTTGGATTTGTATCAACTGCCGAAAAATTATTTTGAGTCGTTTCAACAAAGCATTCACGCATTAAGTCCCGAACACGCGTTTGAACTTGCAAAAAGGTATTTTGACACGGAAAATTTTATCGTCGTAATCGTCGGCGACGGCTCGGTTTTAAAAGAAGAATTGGAAGAGCTGGGCGAATTTCAATTTTTCAACACGGCGTTTCAGCCGATCAATCCGATTTTTGAACGATGA
- a CDS encoding ABC transporter ATP-binding protein, with protein MILQAKHLSKSYAPKGRNKIEILRGISLSVQENEILTIVGASGSGKTTLLNVLSTLDTADDGNIFYHNKPIFSSGKQLLKPAELATFRNKHIGFVFQFHHLLTDFNAIENVAMPKFIATGNFKEAKQDAEKLLVMVGLKERMQHFPSELSGGEQQRVAVARSLINSPSIIFADEPSGNLDSKNSDKLYELISDLSRSHKTTFIIVTHNNRYAALSDRCLQMNDGILNDVAPTL; from the coding sequence TTGATTCTTCAAGCGAAACATCTTTCAAAGTCTTACGCGCCGAAAGGGCGAAATAAAATTGAGATCCTTCGTGGCATTTCTTTGTCGGTTCAGGAAAATGAAATTCTAACCATCGTCGGCGCTTCGGGAAGCGGCAAAACCACGCTTTTAAATGTACTTAGCACACTCGACACGGCAGATGACGGCAATATTTTTTATCACAACAAACCGATTTTTAGCAGCGGCAAACAGCTGCTGAAACCCGCCGAACTGGCAACGTTCCGAAATAAGCACATCGGGTTTGTGTTTCAGTTTCATCATCTGCTCACCGATTTCAACGCTATTGAAAACGTGGCGATGCCGAAGTTCATTGCGACGGGCAATTTCAAAGAAGCAAAACAGGATGCCGAAAAACTTCTTGTTATGGTTGGACTCAAAGAAAGAATGCAGCATTTTCCATCGGAACTTTCGGGCGGCGAACAGCAGCGCGTCGCCGTTGCTCGCTCGCTTATCAATTCACCGAGTATTATTTTTGCGGATGAACCATCAGGAAACTTAGATTCCAAAAACAGCGATAAGCTTTACGAATTAATATCCGATTTGTCAAGAAGCCATAAAACAACATTCATCATTGTGACACACAACAATCGTTATGCGGCGCTCTCCGACCGATGCTTGCAGATGAACGACGGAATTCTGAACGATGTTGCCCCAACACTATGA
- a CDS encoding GGDEF domain-containing protein: MLPDETGNPFEIKKIDTLIELAGKLLFKQATKAYLISEIIFKLSEKENYTAGIAHSHFLNGAALFYEKDYVRALRSLEYATDEFAKLPPSLMQQWVTLYAGIVNFKLDREVRAKQQLSAVLKTANTLSDTRLQSAAYFFTARYYLASKEVDIALAHFQTANNIALAAKHYEWLFQIAKELSKYYKKQNDPAKSLEYFEAYHKFYLAFDAELSVSKPLEIVLDTCHSKEYHISENVQRAYEEIKKYNLLYAELSQQCKLVEEHKERIKTLERQIREDSLTGLQNRRYLDLQLSLEFERARRYGNNLTLVMADIDHFKQINDRFSHLIGDKVLKEIAKIFRRRCRRIDIIARYGGEEFVLLLPMTDAENAYMVCERIRVAIENYHWSKIHPELSVTISMGISDSLGIENNHDLLAAADKKLYEAKNSGRNRVCY, encoded by the coding sequence ATGTTACCAGACGAGACCGGAAACCCATTTGAAATCAAAAAAATTGATACGCTGATTGAACTGGCAGGAAAGCTGCTTTTCAAACAAGCAACCAAAGCTTATCTCATCAGTGAAATTATTTTTAAACTTTCTGAAAAAGAAAACTACACAGCAGGAATTGCCCATTCGCATTTTTTGAACGGGGCTGCCCTTTTTTATGAGAAAGATTATGTGAGAGCTTTACGCTCGCTCGAATATGCCACCGACGAATTCGCGAAACTGCCGCCAAGCCTCATGCAGCAATGGGTGACACTTTATGCAGGAATTGTAAATTTTAAATTAGACCGAGAGGTTCGCGCCAAGCAACAGTTATCTGCCGTTCTTAAAACCGCCAACACGCTTTCCGACACGCGCCTTCAATCAGCGGCTTACTTTTTTACAGCTCGATATTACTTGGCAAGCAAAGAAGTTGACATCGCACTGGCGCATTTTCAAACAGCCAATAATATTGCACTTGCCGCCAAACATTATGAATGGCTTTTTCAAATCGCAAAAGAGCTTAGCAAGTATTACAAAAAGCAAAACGATCCGGCAAAATCATTGGAATATTTTGAAGCGTACCACAAATTTTATTTGGCATTTGATGCCGAACTCAGTGTATCCAAGCCACTTGAAATTGTGTTAGACACTTGCCATTCCAAGGAATATCATATATCGGAAAATGTGCAACGCGCATACGAAGAAATCAAAAAGTACAATTTGCTTTATGCAGAGCTAAGCCAACAATGCAAGCTTGTTGAAGAACATAAAGAACGCATTAAAACGCTCGAACGGCAAATTCGTGAAGATTCTTTAACAGGATTGCAAAATCGCCGATACTTAGACTTGCAACTCTCACTTGAATTTGAGCGAGCAAGGCGCTATGGAAACAACCTCACGCTTGTTATGGCGGATATTGATCATTTCAAACAGATTAATGATCGTTTTTCGCATTTAATTGGGGATAAAGTCCTGAAAGAAATTGCGAAAATCTTTCGTCGGCGCTGCCGCCGCATTGATATTATTGCAAGATATGGCGGCGAGGAATTTGTACTGCTTTTGCCCATGACTGATGCGGAAAATGCTTATATGGTTTGCGAAAGAATTCGCGTGGCTATTGAAAATTATCATTGGAGCAAAATTCATCCAGAGTTGTCCGTCACCATTAGTATGGGAATTTCTGATAGCTTAGGAATTGAAAATAACCATGACTTGCTTGCGGCGGCTGATAAAAAGCTTTACGAAGCCAAAAATAGCGGCAGAAATCGCGTGTGCTATTAG
- a CDS encoding GNAT family N-acetyltransferase — protein MNDIKIIDTTPENIYEYGVCGYKKMSTPGFPEKVQWAKSMFDKGLKIKTVYSEKDGVQGMIEYLPGEYSWRPVMAAKYMFIHCLFVGFRREYKGRGLAAKLLEICEEDAKKENMHGVAVVTRKGAFMAGKEIFVKRGYEMSDRAPSDFELMVKRFSSESYQPYFLIKNHSIPEKYQDGLIIIRTNQCPYTVKNVNEIRISAEEKYGIKPEIITLETHKEAQQSPCPFGAFCILYNGKVLAEHPISNKRFCNIMDKVVL, from the coding sequence ATGAATGATATAAAAATCATAGATACGACGCCTGAAAATATTTATGAATATGGCGTTTGCGGGTACAAAAAAATGAGCACGCCAGGTTTTCCTGAGAAAGTGCAGTGGGCTAAATCCATGTTTGATAAAGGGCTAAAAATTAAAACCGTGTACTCCGAGAAAGATGGCGTTCAAGGCATGATTGAATATCTTCCGGGCGAGTATAGTTGGCGTCCGGTAATGGCAGCAAAATATATGTTTATCCATTGTTTGTTTGTGGGCTTTCGGCGTGAATATAAAGGCAGAGGCTTGGCAGCAAAACTGTTGGAAATTTGTGAGGAAGATGCAAAAAAGGAAAACATGCACGGAGTAGCTGTGGTTACACGAAAAGGCGCTTTTATGGCAGGGAAAGAAATCTTTGTAAAAAGAGGGTATGAAATGAGTGATCGTGCACCTTCGGATTTTGAATTAATGGTAAAACGATTTTCATCTGAATCGTATCAGCCATATTTTTTAATTAAAAATCATTCAATTCCTGAAAAATATCAAGATGGTTTAATAATTATTCGTACGAATCAATGTCCATATACGGTAAAAAATGTCAATGAAATAAGAATAAGTGCTGAAGAAAAATATGGAATTAAACCTGAAATAATAACTTTAGAAACGCATAAAGAAGCTCAGCAAAGTCCATGTCCATTTGGCGCGTTTTGTATACTTTATAATGGAAAAGTTCTCGCCGAGCATCCGATTAGTAATAAACGGTTTTGCAATATCATGGATAAAGTCGTCTTGTAG
- a CDS encoding DUF2085 domain-containing protein has product MFLLLFFSVLAPLFAANGFPFLYDIFSPVCHQKAERCLTINGLPLALCARCSALYAGIGIGAIFFQ; this is encoded by the coding sequence ATGTTTTTATTGTTATTTTTTTCTGTGCTTGCCCCTCTTTTTGCCGCTAACGGTTTTCCCTTTTTGTATGATATTTTCTCGCCAGTTTGCCACCAAAAAGCAGAGCGCTGCTTAACCATCAATGGATTGCCCTTGGCTCTTTGCGCCCGATGCAGCGCGCTTTACGCCGGAATTGGAATCGGCGCCATTTTTTTCCAATAA
- a CDS encoding bifunctional phosphoglucose/phosphomannose isomerase produces MSSQTVTEELISQIDSQDMRAKILNLYSQFETEFEVLNSSATLPDDIQNIVITGLGGSAIGGDLIRTYLSKELSIPVFINRNYFLPGFVSEKTLVIACSYSGNTEETISAYNDALFRNASIVCITSGGEIESKAKKNKQFVVKLPGGFPPRAAIGYSFKALIIVFEKFGFIESKAGDTAETADLLKKESERLSKVEDLDNQAIQLAAKTVGKLPLIYTADDFTSIVGVRWKGQICENAKILAYANVLPELNHNELVGWKLNQDLLKQIHVIMLHDQDDHARTQFRMEITKKVISDYTESVTEVYSKGHSLMARVFSLIILGDWVSYYLAILNKIDPSPIEVIDHLKQALGGFRKEQ; encoded by the coding sequence ATGTCATCTCAAACAGTCACAGAAGAATTGATCAGTCAAATTGACTCGCAAGACATGCGAGCCAAAATTTTGAACCTGTATAGTCAATTTGAGACAGAGTTTGAAGTTTTAAATTCCTCCGCAACACTTCCAGACGACATTCAAAACATTGTGATCACAGGCTTGGGCGGTTCAGCGATTGGTGGCGATTTGATTCGTACCTATTTATCAAAAGAGCTCAGCATTCCTGTTTTTATCAACCGGAATTACTTTTTGCCTGGTTTTGTCAGTGAGAAAACCTTGGTCATTGCCTGTTCATATTCGGGAAACACGGAAGAGACGATTTCCGCCTACAACGACGCGCTATTCCGAAACGCCAGTATTGTGTGTATTACGTCTGGCGGGGAAATTGAATCGAAAGCAAAAAAGAATAAGCAATTTGTGGTAAAATTGCCTGGCGGTTTTCCACCGCGCGCCGCTATTGGTTACTCGTTTAAGGCTTTGATTATCGTTTTTGAAAAATTTGGGTTTATCGAGTCGAAGGCTGGTGACACTGCGGAAACAGCAGATTTGCTTAAAAAAGAATCTGAGCGCTTATCAAAAGTGGAGGATTTGGATAATCAAGCCATTCAACTTGCTGCAAAAACGGTTGGAAAATTGCCATTGATCTACACGGCAGACGATTTTACATCGATCGTTGGCGTGCGCTGGAAAGGGCAGATTTGTGAAAATGCAAAAATTTTAGCCTACGCGAATGTTTTGCCCGAATTGAACCACAATGAGCTGGTCGGTTGGAAGTTGAATCAAGATTTGCTCAAGCAAATTCATGTGATCATGCTTCACGATCAAGACGATCACGCCCGTACGCAGTTTAGAATGGAAATTACCAAAAAGGTCATTTCTGATTATACCGAGTCCGTTACAGAAGTTTATAGTAAAGGGCACTCGTTGATGGCTCGAGTTTTCTCATTGATTATTTTGGGAGATTGGGTAAGCTACTATCTTGCGATTCTCAACAAGATTGACCCATCGCCAATTGAAGTAATTGACCATCTAAAGCAAGCGCTTGGTGGATTTAGAAAAGAGCAATAA
- a CDS encoding IspD/TarI family cytidylyltransferase — MQAIAIIAASGVGKRMKLPSGKTKQYLKLGVYPVIYYALSAFQQASSVEAIFVATLPSHIAYLQKMARRYGFHKVKFVIEGGKERQDSIFNCVEKIREVYGDDGALQDKVILIHDGVRPFIQPNEIDEIAELSKSFGACVPATKPKDTIKYIDGDDNRFFGETLDRSKLLQVQTPQGFRADLIMSAHQKAQSDSFYATDDAALTEAYFPEQKIKIFEMGYHNIKITTPEDMDLGKAILKRLRQSK; from the coding sequence ATGCAGGCGATTGCCATTATTGCTGCGAGTGGCGTAGGCAAACGAATGAAATTGCCTTCGGGCAAAACCAAGCAATATCTGAAGCTTGGTGTGTATCCGGTGATTTATTACGCGCTTTCGGCGTTTCAGCAAGCCTCGTCGGTTGAAGCTATTTTTGTGGCCACGCTCCCAAGCCATATTGCATATTTGCAAAAAATGGCGCGTCGATATGGATTTCATAAGGTTAAGTTTGTGATTGAAGGTGGAAAAGAGCGGCAAGATTCCATCTTCAATTGTGTTGAAAAAATTCGTGAGGTTTATGGCGATGACGGCGCACTTCAAGATAAAGTGATTTTGATTCATGATGGCGTCAGGCCGTTTATTCAGCCTAACGAAATTGATGAAATCGCCGAGCTCTCGAAATCGTTCGGCGCGTGTGTGCCGGCGACGAAACCAAAAGATACGATTAAGTATATCGATGGCGATGACAATCGCTTTTTCGGCGAGACCTTAGATCGAAGTAAACTTTTGCAAGTGCAAACCCCGCAAGGGTTTCGCGCGGATTTGATCATGTCGGCGCATCAGAAAGCCCAGAGCGACAGTTTTTATGCGACTGATGATGCCGCGCTCACCGAGGCCTATTTTCCCGAGCAAAAGATCAAGATTTTTGAAATGGGGTATCACAATATCAAAATCACGACCCCAGAAGATATGGATTTAGGCAAAGCCATCTTAAAACGACTCCGACAAAGCAAATAA